The window TGAAGGTAATCACTCTCAttgaacacaagaaagaaaaactaacTTTGATGTAATAATCACGCCAGTTAGTTTTTGCATTAAGTATTCCTGCAGCAACTTGCTCTTCCATCAGTTTTCGGAACTCATCACGATTTTTACGTTCAGCTTTCCTCAATTCTTCCTATTTGAATCAAC is drawn from Capsicum annuum cultivar UCD-10X-F1 unplaced genomic scaffold, UCD10Xv1.1 ctg81316, whole genome shotgun sequence and contains these coding sequences:
- the LOC107853767 gene encoding pre-mRNA-processing protein 40A-like, coding for MEELRKAERKNRDEFRKLMEEQVAAGILNAKTNWRDYYIKIKDFAVYLTVSSNTSGSTAKDLFTDVMDELEKQVK